GCGGCTGGTGCTGGCACCGTCGCTCGAAGAGGCACTCCAGGAAGTGCCGGCCCAGTTCGAAGAGGCGCCGGTGGTCATCCTGGCCCAGAAGCGGCTGAGCAAAGCAGAGGGAGATGTCGCCGCATTGGGCAAGGACTATCCTATTGCGGTGAGGCCGTATAAACTGGAAGGCATCCCCCCGGAGTGGGTCGAACCTTTGGCGCGGCACAGCGGCGCCGATGTGGTGCTGGTGGAGGCCGACGGCGCCGCACACCGCATGCTGAAGACCCCTAACGTCCATGAGCCGGTCATACCCCCCTGCGCCACGCTGGTCGTGCCTATGGCGGATGCGGAGGTGCTCGGCCGGCCGCTGACCGACGAATACGTCCATCGGCCGGCCTTGCTGGCGGACCTGGCCGGCGTGCCCCTCGGTCAGGCCGTTGCCCCTGAGGTGCTGGCAATCGCCATAGCTCACCCGCAGGGCGGGCTGAAAGGGGTGCCGGCCGGCGCGCGCGTCGTCCCACTGCTGACCACGCACTCCCCCAACACCCGGTTCGTCGCCCTGGATCATGCCATCCGGCTCATCCTGCTCAGCCCGCATGTACACCATGTGGTGGTAGCCCATCTCCGCTCCAACCCGATTCGTTGGGAGATATACACACGGTGATGAGCGAGCAGAGCACGGGAGAAATATCCGAACGCACCATCCGCCGGCCGCATGTGGATGCGGTCGTGCTGGCCGCCGGCGGCGCCAACCGCTTCGGCGCACCCAAACTGCTCCTCCCGCTCCCCGGCCCAACCGCCCGCCCGCTCATCACCCACGTGGTGGATGCGGTCCTTGCCAGCGGTGTGCATCGGGTCATCGTGGTGCTGGGGGCATCCGCCTCGCAAGTGCGGGAAGCGCTCGCCGGCCGAGACCTGACGCTGGTGGAAAATCCGCGCTGGCCCGAGGGGATGAGCACCTCGTTGCAGGCCGGCCTGGCCGCTGTCTGTCCTGATGCGGACGGCGTGCTGTTCGTGCTCGGGGACCAGCCCGGCCTGCAAGGGAAGCACATTCACGCCCTGCTGGAGGCCTTCGCTCGCACGCCGGCAGATATCGTCTACCCCACCTTCCGCGGCCGGCGCGGCAACCCGGCCCTCATGGCACGCAGTACTTTTCCGGCCCTCCAGGAGCTGGCCGGCGATCATGGGGGGCGCGTCCTCATCGCATCCGGGCGC
This window of the Anaerolineae bacterium genome carries:
- a CDS encoding nucleotidyltransferase family protein, with protein sequence MSEQSTGEISERTIRRPHVDAVVLAAGGANRFGAPKLLLPLPGPTARPLITHVVDAVLASGVHRVIVVLGASASQVREALAGRDLTLVENPRWPEGMSTSLQAGLAAVCPDADGVLFVLGDQPGLQGKHIHALLEAFARTPADIVYPTFRGRRGNPALMARSTFPALQELAGDHGGRVLIASGRFQTLAVEMEDAGVLVDIDTPADWERWQSQQMAG
- the yqeC gene encoding putative selenium-dependent hydroxylase accessory protein YqeC, with translation MALADALRIRPGDIVCFVGAGGKTTAMMKLASELVGRDYRVLVTTTTKILEPEPAPDERLVLAPSLEEALQEVPAQFEEAPVVILAQKRLSKAEGDVAALGKDYPIAVRPYKLEGIPPEWVEPLARHSGADVVLVEADGAAHRMLKTPNVHEPVIPPCATLVVPMADAEVLGRPLTDEYVHRPALLADLAGVPLGQAVAPEVLAIAIAHPQGGLKGVPAGARVVPLLTTHSPNTRFVALDHAIRLILLSPHVHHVVVAHLRSNPIRWEIYTR